A genome region from Dickeya chrysanthemi NCPPB 402 includes the following:
- the rpsQ gene encoding 30S ribosomal protein S17, with the protein MTDKIRTLQGRVVSDKMQKSAVVAIERFVKHPIYGKFIKRTTKLHVHDENNECGIGDVVEIRECRPLSKTKSWTLVRVVEKAVL; encoded by the coding sequence ATGACCGATAAAATCCGTACTCTGCAAGGTCGTGTCGTTAGTGACAAGATGCAGAAATCTGCTGTTGTCGCTATTGAGCGTTTCGTGAAACACCCGATCTACGGTAAATTCATCAAACGCACGACCAAGCTGCACGTGCATGACGAGAACAACGAATGTGGAATTGGCGACGTGGTTGAAATCCGCGAATGCCGTCCGCTGTCCAAGACCAAATCCTGGACCTTGGTTCGCGTTGTAGAGAAAGCGGTTCTGTAA
- the rpmC gene encoding 50S ribosomal protein L29 — MKAKELREKSVEELNTELLGLLREQFNLRMQAASGQLQQTHLLKQVRRNVARVKTLLTEKAGA; from the coding sequence ATGAAAGCAAAAGAGCTGCGTGAAAAGAGCGTTGAAGAGCTGAATACCGAACTGCTCGGACTGCTGCGTGAACAGTTCAATCTGCGCATGCAGGCTGCCAGCGGTCAGCTGCAACAAACTCACCTGTTGAAGCAAGTGCGTCGTAATGTCGCACGCGTTAAGACTTTACTGACTGAGAAGGCGGGTGCGTAA